The Desulfurella sp. genomic sequence CAGGGGGAATCGAACCCCCGTTACCGGCGTGAGAGGCCGGCGTCCTAACCGCTAGACGATGAGGCCAAATGGCTGGGAGAGGAGGATTCGAACCTCCACTAGCGGATCCAGAGTCCGCGGTCCTACCGTTAGACGATCTCCCAAATGCAGGCTATATTGTATTAATTAATTGGGCTTTTGTCAAACAGTAAAAATTTCTTTTTTTGAAAAATTTTACAACTTCTGTACTTTGTGTTAAAATATACATAAAAATTAAGGAGGTATTTATGGATTTAGAAAAACAGCTTGAGTATTTGCAAATAGTAAACTTAAAAAAGGTTTACCGAAATTTACCAACACCTGTATTAGTTGAAAAAATTCTCGAAAATAAAGAAGGCATTTTAGCCCATATGGGCCCTATTGTTGTAGAAAGCGGAAAATACACGGGAAGGTCACCAAAAGATAAGTTTATTGTAAAACAAGATCCAAGCAAAGACCATATATGGTGGGGAAAAGAAAATCAAGAAATTAGCCCGCAAGCTTTTGATAATCTTTACAAAAAAGTAGTAGCTTATTTACAACAAAAAGAAATTTATGTAATGGATGGTTATGCAGGAGCGGATCCAAGATATAGATTACCAATTAGAGTTATTTCTACACTTGCCTGGCAATCATTATTTGCAAGAAATATGTTTATAAGAGAACTTGATCCAAAAAAACTTGAAAATTTCGAACCTGGATTTACTGTAATAGCTGCACCTGAGTTTAAAGCTATACCTGAAATTGACGGCACCCGAAGCGAAGTATTTGTTTTGTTAAATTTTGAAAAGAAAATAGTTTTAATAGGTGGCAGTGGTTACTCAGGTGAAATTAAAAAATCTGTTTTTAGTGTAATGAACTATTTAATGCCACTAAAGGGCATAATGAGTATGCATGCAAGTGCCAATTTAGGAAAAGGTGGCGATGTGGCAATTTTCTTTGGACTATCCGGTACAGGTAAAACGACACTGTCTTCTGATCCAGAACGTTTTTTGATTGGAGATGACGAACATGGCTGGAGTGATGATGGTGTGTTTAATTTTGAAGGTGGTTGTTATGCAAAAGTCATCAATCTTTCTAAAGATGACGAACCTCTAATATACGAAACAACCAGAAAATTTGGCACAATATTAGAAAATGTTGTAATTGATAAACAAACGCGCAGGGTTGATCTATTTAATGACTCAATCACAGAAAATACAAGAGCGTCCTATCCAATAACTTATATACCAAATGCATTAAAAGAAGGTATTGGACCACACCCAAAAAATATAATAATGTTAACATACGACGCATTTGGTGTGTTACCTCCTGTATCAAAGCTTAATACAAATCAAGCAATGTACCATTTCATTAGTGGATATACTGCAAAAGTTGCAGGTACCGAAGCTGGTATTGAAGAGCCAACCGCAGTATTTTCTACATGCTTTGGCGCGCCATTCATGGTACTGCCACCAACCGTTTATGCAAAACTATTAGGAGAAAAAATACAAAAACACAGTGTTAATTGCTGGCTTGTAAATACTGGTTTAAATGGTGGGCCATATGGGATTGGGAAACGTATTAGCATATCACATACACGCGCTATAATTAGAGCTATTCTAAGTAATGAATTAAATGATGTAGAATACGAAGTTTTGCCAATATTTAATCTTCATATTCCAAAAAATTGTCCAGAAGTACCTCAAAGCATTTTAAACCCCAGACAAAGCTGGAAAGATAAAGATGCTTATGATAATCAGTTGAAAAAATTAGCGCTGGCTTTTAAGAAAAACATCGATTCATTTGGCTTTGAAATTGATAAAGATATTATTCAAGCAGGTCCTCAAATTTAATTAAAAAAAATAATAAATGGGAAGCTTTAAGCTTCCCTAATTTTTTGTTAGTTTTGTGACGTTGAATTAGAAGCGGTTGAAGCTAGTGTTGAATCTGAATAAAAATTCATATCTTTGAGTTTATTTAATGCGTATTCGCACCCTAAAGTATAAATTTTAATTGGTACTACTCCCGCATTAATCATACCAAGCTCTTTGGCTGCTCCTCTTGATAGGTCCAGTATGCGCCCCTTGACATATGGTCCTCTGTCTACAATTTTTACAAACAGCTCTTTACCGTTGTAAAGATTTTTTACTAACACTTTACTGCCAAAGGGTAG encodes the following:
- the pckA gene encoding phosphoenolpyruvate carboxykinase (ATP), with the protein product MDLEKQLEYLQIVNLKKVYRNLPTPVLVEKILENKEGILAHMGPIVVESGKYTGRSPKDKFIVKQDPSKDHIWWGKENQEISPQAFDNLYKKVVAYLQQKEIYVMDGYAGADPRYRLPIRVISTLAWQSLFARNMFIRELDPKKLENFEPGFTVIAAPEFKAIPEIDGTRSEVFVLLNFEKKIVLIGGSGYSGEIKKSVFSVMNYLMPLKGIMSMHASANLGKGGDVAIFFGLSGTGKTTLSSDPERFLIGDDEHGWSDDGVFNFEGGCYAKVINLSKDDEPLIYETTRKFGTILENVVIDKQTRRVDLFNDSITENTRASYPITYIPNALKEGIGPHPKNIIMLTYDAFGVLPPVSKLNTNQAMYHFISGYTAKVAGTEAGIEEPTAVFSTCFGAPFMVLPPTVYAKLLGEKIQKHSVNCWLVNTGLNGGPYGIGKRISISHTRAIIRAILSNELNDVEYEVLPIFNLHIPKNCPEVPQSILNPRQSWKDKDAYDNQLKKLALAFKKNIDSFGFEIDKDIIQAGPQI
- a CDS encoding septal ring lytic transglycosylase RlpA family protein; this encodes MKRFWLVLTVLFFVSFSRAFAGEATVDDILKSLSNENNACQIQKGYASWYGLRDSLMQTANGNVYNSDEIFAASKTLPFGSKVLVKNLYNGKELFVKIVDRGPYVKGRILDLSRGAAKELGMINAGVVPIKIYTLGCEYALNKLKDMNFYSDSTLASTASNSTSQN